The region TTCCAACAAAAATTAAATCGTTCAAGGTTTCAGCTGGAGTGGGCAGAATGATCACAGACACCCAACCCATTCTGGTTACCAAATCCCAAATTCCGACAACAATGACGAAGAGCAGTGTCATTGCAAGCCAACGAGGAATCCGGTCAATCAGTGCCTCGTGTTCTACCCAGACAGTATCTTTAGTCGATGTATTGGTAGTTGTGGTCATTGGTAGGCCTCCTGTCCAAGCAGCCCACGGATGTGGGCAACAATTTGTCCAAATTCAGGAGTATTGATAATTTCAAGATTTCGTGGTCGAGGAAGGTCGATTTGAACATCCTCAACGATGCGTCCCGGGCGCGGTTTCATTACAAGAATTCGATTAGAGAGGATGACCGCTTCATCAAGAGAGTGGGTCACCAAGAAGGCTGTGGCTCCTCGCTCCAGACAAATCCGCTGCAGCTCCATGTTCATAAAATCTCTTGTCAGCTCATCAAGGGCTGAGAAGGGTTCATCAAGGAGCAGCATCGCAGGATCAGCCACAAGCATCCGGCAGATCGATGCTCTCTGCGCCATGCCCCCAGAAAGCTCCCCCGGATAGACATTGGCAAAATCTTTAAGTCCCACCAATTCAAGCAGTTCTTTAGCCCGTGTGTACGCTGCCTTGGCTGCACGGCGTCCCTCGCGGATCTCAATCGGTAGAACGATGTTTTCAATAGTAGTTTTCCAGGGAAGGAGCGTTGCCTGCTGGAACATCATCCCTATGTCAGGACGTGGTCCCAATACTGGTCGACCTTCCAGCATCACGCTTCCCGTGGTTGGTGGCAACATCCCCGCCATGATCTTCAACAAGGTCGATTTTCCACAGCCCGAAGAACCAATGATGGAGACGAACTTACGTTGGTGAATCCTGAGATTCACGTCCGTGAGCGCGACGAGGTTATTGCGGGGGTAGGTCTTCGAAAGTCTTTCGATCTCATAAACCGGCAGTGTTTGCTGAAACGCCGGTTCATTATTGTGGGGTTGAGCTTCTACCATTAGGTTCAGGCGTTCCAGCCTGAGACAAAATGATTAGTGTAGACCGCATATAGGTCAGTCATTGGAGCAGAAAGATCTCCAGCAGCTACAGCAGAATCATGAATTGCTTGCCAATGCTCAGGTGGTTGATAGCCAAATCCCTGGCCCATGTAAGCGCTTGTCGGAGTCATACGGCCGAGTACTCCATCGAACGTTGTGAGGAATGGAGGAGAGATCCCGTATCCTGTCTTCACTGAAAACTTCCACTATGAGTGTGAGCTTGTTGTGGCAATGGGTTCCGGGGGATACAACATCCCATTGGCTGAGGCGAATCAGCACATCTTCGGTTATGCGGTGGGTCTT is a window of SAR324 cluster bacterium DNA encoding:
- a CDS encoding ABC transporter ATP-binding protein → MVEAQPHNNEPAFQQTLPVYEIERLSKTYPRNNLVALTDVNLRIHQRKFVSIIGSSGCGKSTLLKIMAGMLPPTTGSVMLEGRPVLGPRPDIGMMFQQATLLPWKTTIENIVLPIEIREGRRAAKAAYTRAKELLELVGLKDFANVYPGELSGGMAQRASICRMLVADPAMLLLDEPFSALDELTRDFMNMELQRICLERGATAFLVTHSLDEAVILSNRILVMKPRPGRIVEDVQIDLPRPRNLEIINTPEFGQIVAHIRGLLGQEAYQ